A DNA window from Streptomyces canus contains the following coding sequences:
- a CDS encoding response regulator transcription factor has product MSRVLLIEDDPAVREGVALALRRQSHDVAATATGEEGMDRLRAFRPDIVVLDLMLPGMTGLDVCRGIRAVDQTLPIIMATARGDEVDIVVGLEAGADDYVVKPVLARVLDARIRAVLRRAAGSTPRAEGLPKIDTYGDLAVDRAGLTVALNGEPIALAPSELRLLLTLSASPGQVFSRQQLLEAVWEHDYHGDARLVDACVKRLRTKMSEPPRAPRYIHTVRGFGYRFAAP; this is encoded by the coding sequence ATGTCACGTGTACTGCTGATCGAAGACGACCCCGCCGTGCGGGAGGGCGTGGCCCTGGCCCTGCGCCGCCAAAGCCATGACGTCGCCGCCACCGCGACCGGCGAGGAGGGGATGGACCGGCTGCGGGCCTTCCGGCCGGACATCGTCGTCCTCGATCTGATGCTTCCCGGCATGACCGGCCTGGACGTGTGCCGGGGCATACGGGCCGTCGACCAGACCCTGCCGATCATCATGGCGACCGCACGGGGAGACGAAGTGGACATCGTCGTCGGCCTGGAGGCGGGCGCCGACGACTATGTCGTCAAACCCGTCCTGGCCCGGGTGCTCGACGCGCGCATACGCGCGGTCCTGCGCCGGGCGGCCGGAAGCACACCCCGCGCCGAGGGCCTGCCGAAGATCGACACCTACGGCGATCTGGCCGTCGACCGGGCCGGCCTGACCGTCGCGCTGAATGGCGAGCCGATCGCCCTCGCCCCCTCCGAGCTACGGCTTCTGCTCACCCTCTCCGCCTCGCCCGGCCAGGTGTTCAGCCGTCAGCAACTCCTGGAGGCGGTCTGGGAGCATGACTACCACGGCGACGCCCGCCTGGTGGACGCCTGCGTCAAACGACTGCGCACCAAGATGTCCGAGCCGCCCCGCGCACCCCGCTACATCCACACCGTGCGCGGTTTCGGCTACCGCTTCGCGGCGCCGTGA
- a CDS encoding DUF3152 domain-containing protein, which translates to MGGLAALVAFATVGGAVAAWLPSDAGRTSAAPSPVRSPDPGRTAESPEPEESSAPPSPSTTPLPQSGPGTFVTAPGGSEPVGKGTPLRYRVEVEKGITISPEDVAAQVERTLADPRGWTADGHSAFQRVSGGPTDFRVRLATPATVDKFCAEGGLDTGGKVNCSVNHNVMVNLRRWVLATEFYPKDVVGYRSLIINHEVGHFLGHGHVTCPGKGQPAPAMMQQIKGLLGCVPNVWPYDSDGRLLTGPSVP; encoded by the coding sequence ATGGGCGGCCTGGCCGCGTTGGTGGCCTTCGCGACCGTCGGTGGCGCGGTGGCGGCATGGCTGCCGTCCGACGCGGGACGAACCTCCGCGGCGCCCTCACCCGTGCGGAGTCCGGACCCTGGTAGGACCGCTGAGTCACCGGAACCGGAAGAGTCCAGTGCGCCCCCCAGCCCCTCCACGACTCCCCTCCCCCAGAGCGGTCCGGGGACCTTCGTCACCGCGCCCGGCGGGAGCGAGCCGGTCGGCAAGGGCACGCCCCTGCGCTATCGGGTCGAGGTGGAGAAGGGCATCACGATCTCCCCCGAGGACGTCGCCGCGCAGGTGGAGCGGACCCTCGCCGATCCGCGCGGCTGGACGGCCGACGGCCACTCGGCGTTCCAGCGGGTGTCCGGCGGCCCCACCGACTTCCGGGTCCGCCTCGCCACCCCGGCGACCGTCGACAAGTTCTGCGCCGAGGGCGGTCTCGACACCGGCGGCAAGGTCAACTGCAGCGTGAACCACAACGTGATGGTCAACCTCAGACGCTGGGTGCTGGCGACCGAGTTCTACCCGAAGGACGTCGTCGGGTACCGCTCGCTGATCATCAACCACGAGGTGGGCCACTTCCTCGGCCACGGCCATGTGACCTGCCCCGGCAAGGGGCAACCGGCCCCCGCGATGATGCAGCAGATCAAGGGCCTGCTCGGCTGCGTCCCCAATGTCTGGCCGTACGACAGCGACGGCCGTCTCCTCACGGGCCCCTCCGTCCCGTGA